The Brachyhypopomus gauderio isolate BG-103 chromosome 12, BGAUD_0.2, whole genome shotgun sequence genome window below encodes:
- the cntnap5l gene encoding contactin-associated protein-like 5 — protein MLLVVLISVFTPALGASNYYCEEPLVATLPTDSFHSSSKSSDSHAPHFAKLNSKDGSGGWAPDSEDRQPWLQLDLKDRLEVTALDTQGRWGSSDWVSSYHLQYSDSGRNWRSYRQDEVPWTFPGNTDAHTVVHHKLLHSIRTRFLRVLPLEGSPNGGIGLRLEIYGCTYKSDVADFDGRSALLYRFNQKSTSTVKNVITLRFRSRQAEGVLVHGEGQRGDYITLELQRGRLALHLNLDDAKPQSRGTHTSVMSGSLLDDHLWHSVHIERFNKQVNFTVDRDTQHFHTQGKEDSLEVDYELSFGGIPLPGKPGTFLRENFHGCLENLYYNGVNVIDMAKRRKPQIYMVGNVTFSCSESQPVAVTFSSPTDSFMALPADVGGAGITVRLHLRTWNRDGQLLLAPLTAPPDPTFLLLQLNGGLLHLSLRGPAQRTAQTTAGQSLCDGQWHSVEVEVKGQQVHLTVDYQNPVVMEIAHLTNSLQRTTVFLGGCPAAGAKADVEGLCEKTRQGYQGCLRFVVINNQAVDLARIQQDKPTAFSQLSFDVCGIRDRCVPSFCEHGGVCYQSWDHFHCNCSGTGYTGATCHNSIYERSCEAYRKTGSPSGMLTIDPDGSGPLENTQVVCNVAEGKIWTVVGHDHLEPVSVRGSTPRSPYVLIFNYSISPYHLRSLVSSSHYCQQEVTYRCRKSRLFDTWDGTPLSWWLDRDGVKRTYWGGILPGVQQCSCSLEGNCRDMNYFCNCDADQDAWANDTGLLSYKDHLPLSEIAIGDTNRTGSHALFQIGPLRCYGDRFFWNAASFYLESSYLHFPTLQAELSMDISFFFKTGAPSGLFLENRGLGDFIRLELSSPSMVTFTFDLGDGAVVLTARSPLPLSDRQWHHVRAERNVKEASLQVDQLPLQLVQAGQEGQYRLQLSGQLFVGGAPTTQKGFLGCLRALSINGMTFDLNERAKMTPGMNSGCPGHCSSDSLCLNGGRCVEDRNSYMCDCTQTAFDGPSCRTAISASFERGTSVTYALQEPFSVMRNQDGGQPPGGTNSEGVVDSREHVTFGFLTRQVPALLLTAQSGEQNYMAITLSQNGSLQIWYRQSQERSPDAFSPMSASLADGHFHWVRMNREGKELFVQIDNTVTHQYSLSPGPRLAPVRTLTLGRIRGGDITDEEVDQAGSRGFIGCLSSVQFNQVAPLKVALQNRGSSLVSIQGRLEESNCGTASSSNTLTTIHTVSDHSSKSNRGKAPLKNAAQTGSTLIGGVVAAILFITLCALAGIIHFLYRRQQARTPPVTNRKGQQPDPEMATYRPDPTQRGPRHVSKEYFI, from the exons acaTTTCCAGGGAACACAGATGCGCACACCGTGGTGCACCATAAGCTCCTGCACTCCATCAGGACGAGGTTCCTGCGTGTCCTGCCCCTGGAGGGAAGCCCCAATGGAGGGATAGGACTCAGACTGGAGATCTATGGCTGCACTTACA AGTCAGACGTGGCGGACTTCGATGGCCGCAGTGCCCTGCTCTACCGATTCAACCAGAAGTCCACGAGCACGGTGAAGAACGTGATCACACTGCGCTTCCGCAGCAGACAGGCGGAGGGCGTGCTGGTGCACGGAGAAGGCCAGAGGGGTGATTACATCACCCTGGAGCTCCAGAGGGGCAGGCTTGCCCTGCACCTCAACCTGG ATGATGCTAAACCACAATCcagaggcacacacacctcagtcatgTCTGGCAGTCTCCTTGATGACCACCTCTGGCATTCTGTCCACATAGAGCGTTTCAACAAGCAGGTTAACTTCACAGTGGACAGAGACACCCAGCACTTTCATACCCAAGGCAAGGAGGACTCTCTGGAGGTGGACTACGAG CTCAGTTTCGGGGGCATCCCTCTTCCTGGCAAACCCGGGACCTTTCTGCGGGAGAATTTCCACGGCTGCTTGGAGAACCTCTACTACAATGGAGTCAATGTCATCGACATGGCCAAGAGACGCAAGCCACAGATCTACATGGTG GGCAACGTGACGTTCTCATGTTCCGAGTCGCAGCCAGTTGCCGTGACATTCTCAAGCCCCACCGACAGCTTCATGGCTCTGCCCGCTGACGTAGGAGGGGCGGGAATCACTGTCCGTCTTCATCTCCGGACGTGGAACCGAGACGGGCAGCTCCTCCTCGCCCCGCTGACCGCCCCCCCTGACCCCACcttcctcctcctgcagctCAATGGAGGgctgctccatctctccttaCGAGGACCCGCACAGCGGACCGCTCAGACAACAGCCG GTCAAAGTTTATGTGATGGACAGTGGCACtcagtggaggtggaggtcaaaggtcagcaggTCCATCTCACTGTCGACTATCAGAATCCAGTTGTCATGGAGATCGCTCATCTCACCAACAGCCTACAGAGAACAACCGTCTTCTTGGGAG GCTGCCCAGCAGCAGGGGCGAAGGCAGACGTGGAGGGGCTGTGTGAGAAAACACGGCAGGGATATCAGGGATGCTTACGCTTCGTTGTCATCAACAACCAAGCCGTGGACCTCGCCCGCATTCAGCAGGACAAGCCCACAGCCTTCAGCCAGCTCAGCTTTGACGTCTGCGGCATTCGTGACAG GTGTGTGCCCAGTTTCTGTGAGCACGGTGGGGTGTGCTACCAGTCCTGGGACCATTTCCACTGTAACTGTTCTGGAACCGGTTACACAGGAGCGACCTGCCATAACT CGATATACGAGCGATCGTGTGAAGCCTACAGGAAAACAGGAAGTCCTTCAGGGATGCTCACCATCGACCCAGATGGTAGTGGTCCCTTGGAGAATACACAAGTGGTCTGTAACGTAGCAG AAGGCAAAATTTGGACAGTTGTAGGCCATGACCACTTAGAGCCTGTTAGTGTTCGAGGGTCAACCCCGAGAAGCCCCTACGTCCTCATCTTCAATTACTCCATCTCACCCTACCACCTCCGATCCCTGGTTTCCTCCTCTCATTACTgccaacaggaagtgacttaTCGCTGCAGGAAGTCTCGTCTCTTTGACACCTGGG ATGGAACGCCCCTGTCCTGGTGGCTGGACCGTGATGGTGTGAAGAGGACGTACTGGGGGGGGATCCTGCCTGGAGTTCAGCAGTGTTCCTGCAGCCTGGAAGGAAACTGCAGGGACATGAACTACTTCTGCAACTGTGACGCCGACCAAGACGCATG GGCGAATGATACCGGCCTGTTGTCTTACAAAGACCATTTACCTCTCAGTGAGATTGCCATCGGAGACACAAACAGAACTGGCTCACATGCGCTCTTCCAGATTGGACCGCTGCGTTGCTATGGCGACA GGTTTTTTTGGAACGCCGCCTCCTTTTACTTGGAATCGTCGTACCTGCATTTCCCCACGTTGCAGGCGGAGCTGAGCATGGACATCTCCTTCTTCTTCAAGACAGGAGCTCCATCAGGACTCTTCCTGGAGAACAGAGGGCTGGGAGACTTCATCAGGCTGGAGCTGAGCT CTCCTTCCATGGTCACCTTCACCTTTGACCTCGGCGACGGTGCAGTTGTCCTGACGGCCAGGTCCCCCCTGCCCCTGAGCGACCGGCAGTGGCACCACGTGAGGGCAGAGAGGAACGTGAAGGAGGCCTCACTCCAGGTGGACCAGCTGCCCCTCCAGCTGGTGCAGGCGGGGCAGGAGGGGCAGTATCGCCTTCAGCTCAGCGGCCAGCTCTTTGTGG GAGGCGCTCCTACCACTCAGAAGGGATTCCTGGGGTGCCTGCGTGCACTCAGCATAAATgggatgacctttgaccttaacGAGCGGGCTAAGATGACCCCTGGCATGAATTCGGGTTGCCCGGGTCACTGCAGCAGCGACAGCCTCTGTCTGaatggagggaggtgtgtggaggacaGAAACAGCTACATGTGTGACTGCACACAAACGGCGTTCGATGGACCCAGCTGCAGAACAG CTATCAGCGCATCCTTTGAGAGAGGCACTTCCGTGACATACGCACTTCAGGAGCCGTTCTCTGTCATGAGGAACCAGGATGGCGGGCAGCCACCGGGCGGCACTAACTCCGAGGGCGTCGTCGACTCCCGGGAACACGTGACCTTTGGATTCCTGACCAGACAAGTCCCTGCCCTACTGCTTACAGCGCAGTCTGGCGAACAGAACTACATGGCCATCACGCTGTCCCAGAACG GCAGTTTGCAAATCTGGTACAGACAGAGCCAGGAGAGGAGCCCAGATGCCTTCAGCCCCATGTCGGCCAGCCTGGCTGACGGACACTTCCACTGGGTGCGAATGAACCGTGAGGGGAAGGAGCTGTTTGTTCAG ATTGACAACACCGTGACACACCAGTACAGCCTTTCTCCTGGGCCCAGGCTCGCTCCAGTGAGGACTCTGACTCTGGGGAGAATCCGAG GAGGTGACATCACTGATGAAGAAGTTGATCAAGCAGGATCAAGAGGTTTCATTGGctgtttgtcatctgtccagtTCAATCAAGTTGCCCCTTTAAAGGTGGCTCTTCAGAACAGAGGCAGTTCACTGGTTAGCATACAAGGCCGGCTGGAGGAGTCGAACTGTGGGACGGCGTCAAGTTCAAACACTCTTACTACCATCCACACAGTTTCAG ATCACTCATCCAAATCAAATCGAGGTAAAGCCCCACTGAAGAACGCTGCACAGACTGGCTCAACACTAATCGGAG GAGTTGTGGCCGCCATCCTGTTCATCACTTTATGTGCACTGGCCGGAATAATCCACTTCCTCTATCGGCGTCAGCAAGCGCGAACCCCACCGGTCACAAACCGGAAGGGCCAGCAACCCGACCCAGAAATGGCAACTTACCGGCCAGACCCGACCCAACGAGGACCGAGACATGTCAGCAAAGAGTACTTCATCTGA